From a single Pirellulales bacterium genomic region:
- the dnaN gene encoding DNA polymerase III subunit beta, translating into MKISFEREKLHAAFQTAASVAPARSPKPILQNIKLEVAGDAATIMATDLEVGIRISVPGVTVDTPGSTVLPIARFGPILRECTDEKLHLESDPQGTLVRGDRSEWKLPGENPDEFPNVTSFKEEKFHELAARLFREMVRRTVFATDNESSRYALGGVLLEMEGDKIIAVGTDGRRLAKMEGPAHAVNGHQTANQTTIVPTRAMNLLERAIVDGDGEVQISARANDILVRSPRFTIYSRLVEGRFPKWRDVFPRRSDVVKTELAVGPFYAAVRQAAIATSEESRGIDFCFENGLLVLAGRAADVGQSRVELPIAYNGPKISITLDPRFVTDFLRVLDPEKTFTLELKDSDSAAVCTTSDGYGYVIMPLARDR; encoded by the coding sequence ATGAAAATCAGCTTTGAACGGGAAAAACTTCACGCTGCGTTCCAAACAGCGGCTAGCGTGGCCCCAGCCCGCAGTCCTAAGCCCATATTGCAAAATATAAAGCTGGAAGTTGCCGGCGATGCTGCGACCATCATGGCCACAGACCTGGAAGTGGGCATTCGTATCAGCGTGCCGGGAGTCACTGTGGATACACCCGGCAGCACAGTGTTGCCCATAGCTCGCTTTGGCCCAATTTTGCGTGAATGCACGGATGAAAAACTGCACTTGGAAAGCGATCCGCAAGGCACCTTAGTTCGCGGCGACCGGAGTGAATGGAAATTGCCGGGCGAAAATCCCGACGAGTTTCCCAATGTCACCTCCTTTAAGGAGGAAAAATTTCACGAATTGGCGGCGCGGTTGTTTCGAGAAATGGTGCGACGCACGGTTTTCGCTACCGACAACGAAAGCAGCCGCTACGCGCTGGGCGGCGTGCTGTTGGAAATGGAGGGAGACAAAATCATCGCCGTCGGCACCGATGGCCGCCGGCTGGCTAAAATGGAAGGGCCGGCACACGCGGTAAACGGCCATCAAACCGCCAACCAAACCACCATCGTGCCCACCCGGGCTATGAATTTGCTGGAGCGGGCCATCGTCGATGGTGATGGCGAAGTGCAAATTTCGGCCCGCGCAAACGATATTTTAGTCCGCAGTCCGCGCTTCACAATTTATTCGCGGTTGGTGGAAGGGCGTTTTCCCAAATGGCGCGATGTCTTTCCACGCCGCAGCGATGTCGTAAAAACCGAATTGGCCGTGGGCCCGTTTTACGCGGCAGTTCGCCAGGCGGCCATCGCCACCAGTGAGGAAAGCCGCGGCATTGATTTTTGCTTCGAAAACGGTTTGTTGGTCCTGGCCGGCCGTGCCGCCGACGTAGGGCAATCCCGCGTCGAATTGCCCATCGCCTACAACGGACCGAAAATTTCCATCACGCTGGATCCGCGCTTTGTGACCGATTTCCTCCGCGTGCTCGATCCGGAAAAAACATTCACCCTGGAGTTGAAGGATTCCGACAGCGCGGCCGTGTGCACCACCAGCGATGGCTACGGTTACGTCATCATGCCGCTGGCGCGCGATCGGTAA
- a CDS encoding DUF721 domain-containing protein yields MAQPKQIGDVLAQLIARRGYAREQSTAALEAAWREAAGGQFAAVTRAGIVRRGTLEVIVSNNLLAQELGFREDELIGRLRQLSPETKIIKIRFRVGSVR; encoded by the coding sequence ATGGCTCAGCCCAAGCAAATTGGCGACGTGTTGGCGCAGTTGATTGCCCGACGCGGCTATGCTCGGGAGCAGTCGACGGCGGCGCTGGAAGCAGCGTGGCGCGAGGCTGCCGGCGGGCAATTTGCCGCCGTCACCAGGGCCGGCATCGTGCGGCGCGGCACGTTGGAGGTGATCGTATCCAATAACTTATTGGCCCAAGAGTTGGGCTTTCGAGAGGACGAGCTGATCGGTCGGCTACGGCAACTTTCGCCGGAAACAAAAATCATCAAAATCCGTTTTCGCGTAGGGAGCGTTCGTTAA